GCGGAGAACACAAGCTTTCTGTTTTGCAAACCCTGTAAGtaagcagagagagagagaagaagattTGACTAAGCATGTTGTGTTCCATACGGGTAGGAGAAGTGTCCAAATGAGGTGTCCTAGAGGGCACCACTTTATTTACATCAACTTCTATATTTCCTGATCCGTTTCAGAGGACACTGGCAGTACATTATactcttgtgtcttgttggtgGTATGGTTAATGGGTAAGCTAAGACGTTCCTTCCCTCCTGGCTTAGAAGATGCATTGCCATACCATATCATTCCCGCTATGGCAATGGTCATGCCCAGAATCACTTGTAAATTGAGGCCTTCTTTTCCGAAGAAAACGAATCCTAAGGCCAGTACCAGAATAGTCTTCATGTGTCCAAGGACTTGGAAAGATACAGCCGTGAACCTGCCAATGCAGATGAACTGGCTGAGGTTTGTCCCTACTGCGATGGTGCAAGAGATAATGATGAACAACTGCAAACAGAAGAAGCAGATTAGTTCAATATAGTACTATTGTAAAGTTAACATTAGGCAAAGGCCTATGCATATGGaattcaaaatagaaaatgatttcCAGTGCATTTCCAACATAAATTCCAATAAAAACTTTCGAATACTTTGCTCTTAAGACACTAGTTAGTAGGACCCCTTAACATTAAATGCCTCTTTTTTTCCTAGGAAAATGTCACTATCTTTTTTGGGAGATAGAATGTCGGATTTGGCAAATGTGTTCctcaataaataatttgttgggtaaaatataattttagtccttctcaatataattaaatttgattttaatcctATAGAAAAAAGTCAAGCTAGTACAAAGTTTATGAATATGAAGAGCTGAATTTAGGTCCGAAAAACAATAAGTGTTGTATGCAACTATGCATGTTGCCGGTATGCAGATGAAGAGTAGAATTACATCATGGATAATTATGCATCTGCCAATGTGTCTTTTACAACATTCTATAGATAGGCACGttgacaattatattttgattgactaGATTGGTCTCGTTAATAATGCAAAGAGAAGACTATCATTCAGTATCTAAGTGCTGGGTGAAATTTTTGATGTCATGTGCTTAAAAATTTTGAGCATTAGGAAATGTTTTAAGCAGTGCAAGGCTAGAGCAAAATTAGACAATTATACGTAACTTTTCAGGATCTTGATTTTCAACTCTAAACATTTTGGAAGGGTAGGAACAGATATGTGCCCAAGACTTTTATATGGAGATACTAAATAATGGTACTGGAAAATTACAGTTGAACTAAACATATGCTACAGTGAATCAGAAACAGAGAAAGACATGAATTTATTGTAGTATGGCACTCGAGTTTGGCAGAACAAATGGCAAAATTCACAGTATTTGGCAAAAGTCAATAAAGCATGTAATTCCACAAAGAGAAACTTACAGTAGATGTGAAACCATAGTTGTAGGCGTCAACTCGTTTGTTTGTCAGCCAATAGTCCAAAAAGGGACCTACTAGTAGTAAACTTGCTGCCTGTACTGGTGCAGTGTGGCCCAACAAGTTAAACGATCCAAGAGAGTACTTCCTCTGAAGAAAATGCACATACTGTGCAAAATAgaagtaaaatatcatctaaaagAAATCTAGGTCATGACACCCAAATAAAACAGCAGAAACTAGAATTGGAATGATCTGGCACAAGTTGCTAAAATGCAGCCTGCAGGGTTCCCATTTTGGCAGTTTTAGACATATAATAAGATGAGATGAATAAATTCTAACATACAGTGTTAGCAACTAGCATTCTTGCACCTGAAAGTGCACATTCATCAATTCTAGAACCACCTTTATGacaataaattcaattttgatCTACTGCAATCTCCCAATTAAGATTGAGAGTGGATATAGATAGTTTTAGTAGTATGTTACTTACATACTGCTGTAGTGAGGTGCTCCAAACTGCCACTGCAGCAGCTATAAAACCCTTAGCATTGACACTCACGTCAGTGACTGTACATACAGCAACCCCAAGGAGAACTAGAGAAATGCTAAGTTTTGTGTCCCTTGAATATCGCACATTATCCAAGATAACTTCCAGGAAACAAGATACTGGAATCATACTCAGCTTAGCAATCTGAAGTTTTCATTTCAAGAGAAGGAAACACTATAAATACCTACCTTTGTCACTGGCAGTGTTAAAATTTGATACTTtcaaaaaatttgtaaaaaatctaGTTACCTGATAGAAACCGACAGAATTCCACATCAAACTCACGTTCATGCCGACAATAGAGAAATTTGCAAATAAGACAAATTTGATGAGATCAGGTAAGGGAAGGTGAGAGGTTTGGACATATCCCAGCCACTTAAGAAAGACTGTCAGCAAGGTTGTTGTGGCAAAATGCAGACCAGTTAACGTTGTAGCTGCATAATAGTTATGATTTGCAATGTTAGAACTCAGGAGTAGTGTAGAAGCTCCAAAATAATCTATTACCTGGAATCAGAGAAACCATAACATTACATTCTTCTTTGGTCAACTAGTTATACAAGAGACTCAAATCAATTATAGAGTGTTATTCTCAGCACTTGCCTATTGTAACTCTGGGATATATACAACCAATAATACTAATCAATCTGAATACTAAAATCTTGcaaataagatatttaaaatagttttccGGGTGAAAACTTTGTATGCCTATCTTGAAcacaacaataaatattttttgctaCAAGTGTCTTCTTCCTGTGCCCTCTGAAGTTTAGAAAAACTGGTAGCTTTTTTAATACCACGTCAATTTAAGTGAATATTGTAATTGGTTTAGGGTCCAGTTTGGATTAGCTTTTTCAGCTTATAAGTACTTGTtgataaatttatccaaactCCAAAGTAGCCTACTTATGCTTTATCTGTGAGTCGCAAATACAAAAAGTTTGTGAGGACTGTACAGCATCAGCATATCATCCGAAATCATAACATAGATCATTACCcttcctcattttttttctttttatccctATTTCTATCATAGGTAGTATTGTTGTCTATAAACAACATCGCTGATACCATACTCGACCCCGATTCAACAACCACCCTTATTcccttaatatattaaatacttttgttttaaatccTAAGAACAAGCTTATGCTGCACACGAGCACTAAACGATAGACTCAACGAATGCATTGCAAGCAGTGAGCATTTgcacattgaaaataaaatgaaagtggAGTAAATTATCAGGGATGGGAAAGGGTCAAGAAACTGTATACCAAAGCTGAAACCATATGTAGCCATGAGGGCTTTATTCACAAGGATTATTCCCACAGATGTGACTATATTGAACATCCATGATGCCACATCAAGTGCAGTCTTCCTATCACCCTTGGTTGCTGAAGACATGTTCAATGGCTTTATCTGCATGCGAACACATGTCATCAAAAGCAGCACAGATTGCAACGAAAGAAGTTAAACTCCCATACTgattctatttaaaaataaaataaagaaaaggcgAAACCATGTCTAATTTTAGGCTggctttgtttattattttcaaaaacagttatctattttctaaaatttgtttGTGTCCTTGGCGtatttgaaattgtttgttCCATGAGCACATTTGTGTTTTCTAAAAATCTGTCGCTTCTGCACACTTAAACAGAACACTcaaagaagaagatgagaaaATATTTCCCAGTTGCTCCTGTTTTTTGGTTCTTAAAAACACTTATTTCcgaaataattttcaaaacttcAAAGAATTTGAACGAGAAATTGATTTTTGAGTAGTGTCAGACCAAGTCTATGAACAAAACAATTGATTCTAGGTATAAAACcaacagagagagagagctgaTGTAGATTACAAGGACCGGGAATGAACCTTGAAGCTCAGTTTGCCATAAAATCCAACATTCTCAAACTTAAAACACAGAATTCAAGTAGTAACTAAAaacacacagccacacacacacagagacaaaGAAACCAAATAATAGtagtaaaaaatgaaatcaaagcaGAATAGCAAAATTCTCATTAGATCCATTACTCCTTTCTATTCATAGCAAATCGCAATACAGTCCAATTCCGAGGAACAGAATCATGAAACTGCAATAATTCCCAACACACAATAATATCAACGGCAAttaacaccaaaaatgaaataataataataataataataataac
This genomic interval from Glycine max cultivar Williams 82 chromosome 5, Glycine_max_v4.0, whole genome shotgun sequence contains the following:
- the LOC100814890 gene encoding TPT domain-containing protein isoform X1 produces the protein MVSSLNSIKPLNMSSATKGDRKTALDVASWMFNIVTSVGIILVNKALMATYGFSFATTLTGLHFATTTLLTVFLKWLGYVQTSHLPLPDLIKFVLFANFSIVGMNVSLMWNSVGFYQIAKLSMIPVSCFLEVILDNVRYSRDTKLSISLVLLGVAVCTVTDVSVNAKGFIAAAVAVWSTSLQQYYVHFLQRKYSLGSFNLLGHTAPVQAASLLLVGPFLDYWLTNKRVDAYNYGFTSTLFIIISCTIAVGTNLSQFICIGRFTAVSFQVLGHMKTILVLALGFVFFGKEGLNLQVILGMTIAIAGMIWYGNASSKPGGKERLSLPINHTTNKTQEYNVLPVSSETDQEI
- the LOC100814890 gene encoding TPT domain-containing protein isoform X2, giving the protein MSSATKGDRKTALDVASWMFNIVTSVGIILVNKALMATYGFSFATTLTGLHFATTTLLTVFLKWLGYVQTSHLPLPDLIKFVLFANFSIVGMNVSLMWNSVGFYQIAKLSMIPVSCFLEVILDNVRYSRDTKLSISLVLLGVAVCTVTDVSVNAKGFIAAAVAVWSTSLQQYYVHFLQRKYSLGSFNLLGHTAPVQAASLLLVGPFLDYWLTNKRVDAYNYGFTSTLFIIISCTIAVGTNLSQFICIGRFTAVSFQVLGHMKTILVLALGFVFFGKEGLNLQVILGMTIAIAGMIWYGNASSKPGGKERLSLPINHTTNKTQEYNVLPVSSETDQEI